From the genome of Sphingobacterium sp. UGAL515B_05:
AGCTCAACGATGCCCGAAGCAGCATCGGCAGGTTTGTCTGGTGTTACTGTTTTATAAACGGTAATATTATCCAATAAGGAAGCCGGAACGAGATCCAACGGGATGGCACTACGGTCAGGATCAGAAGAAGCCAATCGTACGCCGTTCAACTGACCGATCACAGATCGATCACCTAGCCCTCTTATCGCAACATATTTATCATCAGTCACCGTAACACCAGTAACGCGTTGTAATGCCTGTGTAGTCGTGATACTGGCCGTACGCTCAATCAATTCGGCCGAAATAGCATCCTGTACAATAGAAGCGCGTTTACGTTCTTCCAGCACAGCCGTTTCAGTGTTCATTTTACGCCTTGCCTGAACGGTGACCTCTTCCAATGCTGTAGCAAGAGGGCTCAAACCAATGACAAGGTTGTCCTTCACATCATTAATTTCAATTTCCTTGGTCTGATAGCCCAGATAGGAAAGAACGAGAACAGTGGGGATTTTAGAAATCGATAACGAAAAATTTCCATTTGCATCAGAATTCGTTCCTCCAGATGTCCCTTTAACACGGATTGAAACACCGGCCAATGTCCTTTTTGTCTGTTGATCAATAACTCGACCAACCAAGCGCTGCTGCAATACATCGGCGGGCTTTTCCAGCACAGTCCGAAGCGCCGTAACAACAACCAGTTTATTTTTCACAACATAACCGAACGGTTGTCCTGCAAAACATATATTCAATGCTTCTTCAACAGTTGCATTGTTTAGATTGACATTAACGGGTTTTGCTCGATTAAAGAGCCCATTATCGTAAAAAAAATCATAACCGCTCTGCTGCCTTATCTCTTTTAATATAGCTGGGATATGACTATTTTGTTTGTTAAGTGTAATACGTTGACCGTAAGTAAACGCACTGACTTTCACCAACAAACAAGTTAAAAATACCATGGTGATTTTCATAACACGCATGCATTGATAAAAACTCATATATTTGTTGTTGTTAATATTATTTGATGATCATTGAATCGCAACATGATCGATAAGCTTAACACATTGACCAAAGGTGTTACCAGCACCTTTGGTTGTTTTTATCCGGCTTATCGTAAAAATTAGATAGGTCAATCTATCACAATAAGCCTCCTTCCATTTAGCGTTAATTTTACTTTTCCTGTTGTTTGCAACATATCAATAATGGTAGATAGCGGTTGAGAACGCGACACCATACCATCAAATTTCAGCTTCTCAAGCCGTTCCGGACATACTACATCCACGTTGTACCATCTTGAAACTTTACGCAGCAGACTTACCAATTCCTCTCCTTTAAAAACAAAGTCACCATTTATCCAAGCTACTTCCTGAGAAATATCGACATTTTCTACACGCAGGGCTTCACTTAACAAAGCCCGCTGTCCTGGTTTTAAGAGCACCGATTCATTTCTTTTTTTCGAACTAACGCGCACACTTCCCTCCAATAACGTTGTTGTTGTATAAGGTTCGTCATCATATGCGTTGACATTGAAATGCGTACCAAGTACCTCTATTTTTTGATTTGCTGTCTCCACGTAAAAAGGAATTCGTTTTCCCATTCCAGTCTCAATTTTTGCAATTTCAAAGTAAACCTCTCCGGTCATATGGACATGCCGTTCGTTTTCATTAAATTTCAAAGGATATGTCAGGGTTGAATTTGCATTGAGAAAAGCTTTCGATCCATCTGGCAATATAATTTGATATTGATTTCCCTTATTCGTCGCAATTTTATTCATTGCTGTACTGGCGATCCGCTCCTTTTCAACAGCCTTATACACCAATTCACCAGCGTTGTTCTTTTGAATTTTTACCCCGCCCTGAAGTGCAACAACACTTCCATTCTTTATATCAGCTAAGGAAACAACGGAGCCATCTTTTAGTGTTAATAAGGCATCATCCTTTCCCGGAGCACCAATATGCTGTACATTTTTTGGCTGTTCTTCAGCAAGCTGTTGTTTAAATAGAAACAGTGAGATAGCGCCAACAACGACTAGGAGCGCCGCAATTTTTAACCAGACAGCCATACCAATTTCTGTAAAGCTGCGCTGGTTAGCGCGCTTTTTTATTTGAGACTGCAAACGCTCATAGTTTGTTTGAACGGATAGTTCACCCGCATAATGTCCCATTGCCACAATGGTTTCCTGCAACTCCGCTATGGATGCTTTATGTTCAGGATATTTTTGTAACCATTTTTCCCATTTTTCGATATCCTCTTTATTTGTTCCCTTACAATAGTTCACAAAAGATTCGTCCAATAATAACGCTTGCAAATTAAGTTCGTTCATACTACTCTAATCGTAATTTATACAATAGAGTGAGCTGGGTCATTTTTTCACTACTCGTTTTTAAGAAAAAATCAACAAAAATGAAGAAAGTAGCCCTACGGCAACTTTAAGAAAGATTTCTTGTTCACTAGAAAGGTTATTTTTTATTTTTTCTAGGGATTTATAAATGGTATTATAGATCGTATGGATCGAAACCTGATTGGCATCAGCGATTTCCTGATAAGAAAGATCCAAAAAAAATCGTTGGTAAATCACCAGTCGTTGTTTTGTCCCTAATTGCTCCATATGCTCCTCAACCAACTGTGTTACGGTATTTGTTGTTACCGCACGGATATGTTGGTCTTCAACAGAGTGATGGATTGACGGATCATGGATTTCTTCCACAAAATCCAAATCTGTCAGCTGCAATGATTCCTTGCGGAAAAGTTTTTGAAAGAAAACCGTAATAATGTAATTATGATGATTACGTATCTGACAATTACTGGACTTTTTCTCCCATAG
Proteins encoded in this window:
- a CDS encoding sigma-70 family RNA polymerase sigma factor → MFALTGKDLRNIWDKFVEEECEESFYTLYKHYYHYLSYLGLKKKMSVQRVQDSVNDVFLHLWEKKSSNCQIRNHHNYIITVFFQKLFRKESLQLTDLDFVEEIHDPSIHHSVEDQHIRAVTTNTVTQLVEEHMEQLGTKQRLVIYQRFFLDLSYQEIADANQVSIHTIYNTIYKSLEKIKNNLSSEQEIFLKVAVGLLSSFLLIFS
- a CDS encoding FecR domain-containing protein produces the protein MNELNLQALLLDESFVNYCKGTNKEDIEKWEKWLQKYPEHKASIAELQETIVAMGHYAGELSVQTNYERLQSQIKKRANQRSFTEIGMAVWLKIAALLVVVGAISLFLFKQQLAEEQPKNVQHIGAPGKDDALLTLKDGSVVSLADIKNGSVVALQGGVKIQKNNAGELVYKAVEKERIASTAMNKIATNKGNQYQIILPDGSKAFLNANSTLTYPLKFNENERHVHMTGEVYFEIAKIETGMGKRIPFYVETANQKIEVLGTHFNVNAYDDEPYTTTTLLEGSVRVSSKKRNESVLLKPGQRALLSEALRVENVDISQEVAWINGDFVFKGEELVSLLRKVSRWYNVDVVCPERLEKLKFDGMVSRSQPLSTIIDMLQTTGKVKLTLNGRRLIVID